From one Candidatus Baltobacteraceae bacterium genomic stretch:
- a CDS encoding thiazole synthase: MQDTLKIGTYEFTSRLIVGTGKYPSMEIMQAAHTASGAQMITVAIRRINLDDRSGKTMLDFIDRSRFTILPNTAGCYTAKEAVLTAQLARELLETDLIKLEVIGDAQTLYPDTRETLIAAEELVKDGFTVLPYIADDPTACKHLEEVGCAAVMPLAAPIGSGLGVCNPYSIRIIKERAGVPVIVDAGVGTASDAAIAMELGVDALLMNTGIAASNDPVQMADAMRHGVIAGRLAFLSGRMERRLYANASSPMQNLIAGPKV; this comes from the coding sequence ATGCAAGACACGCTCAAAATCGGAACCTACGAATTCACGTCGCGGCTTATCGTCGGTACGGGAAAATATCCTTCGATGGAGATCATGCAAGCTGCCCATACCGCAAGCGGGGCGCAAATGATCACCGTCGCGATTCGACGCATCAATCTGGACGATCGCAGCGGAAAGACGATGCTCGATTTCATCGATCGCTCCCGCTTTACGATCTTGCCGAACACGGCCGGATGCTATACGGCGAAGGAAGCGGTTTTAACCGCACAGCTGGCGCGCGAATTACTTGAGACCGACTTGATCAAACTCGAGGTTATCGGCGACGCGCAGACGCTCTACCCCGATACGCGCGAAACGTTGATCGCCGCCGAAGAACTCGTCAAGGACGGGTTTACCGTGCTGCCCTACATCGCCGACGATCCGACCGCGTGCAAACATCTCGAAGAGGTTGGCTGTGCGGCCGTGATGCCGCTCGCGGCGCCGATCGGCAGCGGACTGGGCGTCTGCAATCCGTATTCGATTCGCATCATCAAAGAACGCGCGGGCGTACCCGTGATCGTGGATGCCGGTGTCGGTACGGCGAGCGATGCGGCCATCGCAATGGAGCTGGGCGTCGACGCGCTCTTGATGAATACCGGCATCGCCGCGTCGAACGATCCCGTGCAGATGGCCGACGCGATGCGCCACGGTGTGATTGCCGGCCGACTGGCGTTTCTCTCCGGACGCATGGAACGGCGGCTCTATGCAAACGCATCGAGCCCGATGCAAAACCTCATCGCCGGTCCCAAAGTGTGA
- a CDS encoding rhodanese-like domain-containing protein, with amino-acid sequence MQEISVDELARWRSEQKAFVLLDVREPHELTLASLDGATHVPMRDLPARLNELDKDAEIAVLCHHGGRSAQVARFLTQHGFANVYNVDGGINEYATRIDPSIPTYR; translated from the coding sequence ATGCAAGAGATATCGGTTGATGAGTTGGCGCGCTGGCGCTCCGAACAGAAAGCATTCGTGCTGCTCGACGTGCGCGAACCGCACGAACTGACGCTCGCGAGTCTCGACGGTGCGACGCACGTCCCGATGCGCGACCTACCCGCGCGCTTGAACGAACTCGATAAGGACGCGGAGATTGCCGTGCTCTGCCATCACGGCGGCCGCAGCGCGCAGGTCGCGCGATTTTTAACTCAGCACGGCTTCGCTAACGTCTACAACGTCGACGGCGGAATCAACGAATACGCAACCCGAATCGACCCATCCATCCCAACATACCGCTAG
- a CDS encoding redoxin domain-containing protein — protein sequence MLSQGDQLPNVTVLDDTGASVDTAGLLGKPLVLWFYPKDDTPG from the coding sequence ATGCTATCGCAAGGCGACCAACTGCCAAACGTAACCGTACTCGACGATACCGGCGCGTCCGTCGATACCGCCGGCCTGCTCGGCAAACCGCTCGTGCTGTGGTTTTATCCCAAAGACGACACACCCGGTTGA